DNA from Planctomycetota bacterium:
ACAATCGCGAGGCACCGCTCCTGGCGCGGCTCATTGGAGACGCGACGGTCGAGCAGCTTGTTCCAGAGACGAAGTCGACGTCAGAGCGAAGCGTCGACGCGGGTCCGCACGAACATCAAAGTGCTCTCGACGGACCCGGGTCGACGCTGCGCTCTGACCACGGCTTCGGTGAGGGTTTGTCGGTTCGAGCACACGAGCAGGAGTGGATCGTCGTGATCGACGGTGCGCGCGCGTCGGACATCGCGCGGTGGTCCGACGAAGGGTTGTGCCAGCCCCAGGATGCGACGAGTGCTGCGGTCGTTCCGTTGCTTGGTATAGAGCCCGGGCAGACCGTGCTCGATCGCTGCTGCGGCGTGGGCACCAAGACGCAGCAACTCTCCGAAGCCGCGGGCGAAACCGGTCGCGTATTCGCGGTCGACAGTCACGGGGCACGGATCAGCACGCTCCGCAAGCTCGCGAAGCAGCGG
Protein-coding regions in this window:
- a CDS encoding RsmB/NOP family class I SAM-dependent RNA methyltransferase, whose amino-acid sequence is NREAPLLARLIGDATVEQLVPETKSTSERSVDAGPHEHQSALDGPGSTLRSDHGFGEGLSVRAHEQEWIVVIDGARASDIARWSDEGLCQPQDATSAAVVPLLGIEPGQTVLDRCCGVGTKTQQLSEAAGETGRVFAVDSHGARISTLRKLAKQRPSMGNVTAKRAEWSFDFPDDWPERFDRILIDAPCSNSGVLARRADARYAQTDEAELRDIQNSLLDDVWPLLAEGGRVVYATCSIWPEENDRIVDAFVSRTPGVKVVDRHTWLPSFKTDDPTRYRDGGYAAVLERA